GTAATTACAATGATGGCTATTTTTAAGAAGTATTTTCAAAAGGTTAATAATTGATGGGTTTGATCGGTCTTTTCTCTATCAGTACTTTTGTCAGGACTTTTATTTATTTTTGTTGACAATTTTTCAGTTGAAAGAATAACTAGAATTTTAGTATTATCTTCTTGAATTCTAACTGGTTATTTATGTTTTGCGATTTTTAGTGTTATTGAAGCAGTTTATCGACACGCCTTGAAACTGCGTAACATTATCGCCTACGATCAAAATAGATATATTTTAGAATCTGGTGCCAACATGGCAGTGACTGAATACGTCACAAAAAACAGAATTAAATACGGTTTGTTTGTGAATTACTATATTGCAAATTTTGAAAAATTTGAAAAGAAATTAAACGGTCGTGTGAAAGAATACATTATTCAAAATATTGCGGGCCAAGCCTATAAGAGTTTTCAAGAGTATAATCAAGATACAATCTTCTTTAAATCTTCATACAAGTTATTTGGAGCTTTCATTCCTTTAGAAGAAATTGATTTTCCTCAAGTACAAAAAGCTTATGAAAATAATAACAATTCAGTTAGAGATAAAAATGATATACTTAATGCTATTCAAATTACTTTGAAAAAAATAAAAACCAAATTTAAAATTGATAATTACTTCATCTCGGTCAAACTTCTTAGTTCAGTTTCGATTTATGGAATTCATAGTAACGATGTGGATCAACTCCAAGCATTTAATAGGTATTCAGAAACAGAAAAAGTTAGAAGAAAAAATATAAACGAAATTGTGATGGTAAACCCCACAGATTTTTACTCGCAGTTAAATCAGAACAGAAAACTTTTAGCCCTAAATGAGATTGTTGATTTAAATCATATTGGAACTAGGTTTGAACCAATTTTTTCTTTGAGTAAGAATAAAATTGAAGGATTTTATTTGAACCCAACAGTTAATGGGTTAAAATTAAATGATTCGATTATGAAAAAATCTTTGAGCACAATCAGCGAATCCGGATTAGAATCATTATTTAGAAGATTTGCAAGTTTAGAGAGTTTAAAAAGTGCGAAATTATTTGGTAAACAAATTTCTGACAAAAAAATATTTTTTAACTACGATCAATGAGTTGTTTCTGGTGAGAATTTCTCTCTAAATGATTTATTTGATAAGTTAAAGAATCTAAACTTAGTGAAGCACAACCTATGTTTCTTATTTGATATTACCCAAGATATTTCTTCGATTGAAATTTTAAAGAAAAATATAAGCGGTCTCAAAAAAGCGGGCATTAAAATCGGTTTAACTAATTTTGGTTCAAAAGATACCGGTTATCACTTAATAGGTTCTTATCAACCAGATTATTTATTTTTAGATGAACAAATTATTAATAAACTTGGTAAAGTAAAAGAATATAATGAACTTGTTTTTAGATGCCAAGAAATAGCTAAAAAAATCGATGCTAAAATAATTTTTAAAGGAGTCGATAACTTTTTAACTTTTAAAAAATTGACAAAATATGAAAACGACCTTATTGCTGGAAAATTGATTGGTTCAAGCAACGCTCCAAAAGCGCAATTGGGAGAAGAGACAATCTTTTTACTAAATAAAAAAGATTAATACAAAATAGAATGGAATTAAAATAATGGAAATGACAGAAGTAAAACAAATTGAAAAGCAGATAAATGATTTATCAAAGCAAGGGGACTTTAAGGCTCTAAAACAACTTTGTGAGTCTTATCCTTTGGTGGATGTGGCCGAGGCGTTAAAAGATGTTGAAAACGAAATAGTTTTAAAAATTATTCGCTTGCTGTCAATTGAAGATGCATCGCATGTTTTTATTTATCTTTCAAGAAAAACTCAAGAATTTCTAGTAGAGAAATTGACTAACCTTGAATTAAAAGATATAATTTCAGATCTCTACATTGATGATGTGATTGACACAATTGATGAACTTTCAACAGACAGCGTTAAGAAGATTTTAAAAGTAGCTTCAAAAGACGTGAGATTGAAGGTAAACCAAATTTTAGAATATGATGAAATGACTGCGGGAGCAATTATGTCGGTTGAATATATAAAATTATCTCAAGAGGACACAGTTTCAAAGGCTATTAAAAAAATCCGTGAGCTTCACGAAATTAATGAAGAAAATGAGGATTTTTTCATTGTCGACGAACTTGATAATTTAGTTGGCCACTTGCAACTAAAGGATTTGGTTTTCAATAAGGAAAACGCATTGATCAAAGACATTATGGAAAAGCGTTTGATTTATGCACAAACTACCACCGACCAAGAAGATGTTGCAGATATTTTCAAAAAATATGACATTCAAACTTTGCCGGTTCTTGATTCAGAAAATAAGTTTGTAGGAATAATTACTGTGGATGATGTGATTGATGTAATTGAAGATGAAAACACGGAAGACATTCACAAAATGGGGGGAATGAAACCACTAGAAGATAGTTATTTTGAAACTGGGTTTTGAAAAATGATGTGATCACGAGCTGGTTGACTAACACTTTTGATGTTATCCGCAACCTTTATGCAGTTATCAATTATTGGCTTTATGGTTCTCTTCAAAGTTAATGAAAACGGAGTTTCTCTAACTAATAAAACCTTTGTATTAACAATGATAATTTTACCGCTTCTGTTAGTCGTTATAACAACAGCAAGTAATGCCGCTAACCAATCCTCAACAATGATTGTCAGGGCTCTTGCTTTAAGAGAAATAAAAAAAGGGGATTATTTAAAAGTTATTTGAAAGGAATTGCGAGTAGCTTCAATGGTTGGGGCCTTTGTGGTATTTTTCAACTTTATTAGAATGTTAATTATTTTTGCAGTTCAATTTAATGGTAATATAAATCAAGAACAAATATGAACAGCTATTTTATTAACTTCTCTGGTAATGTTCATTTCAATTGTAACCTCAAAACTAATTGGGGCCACACTGCCAATGGTTGCCAAATATATCAAAGTGGATGCAGCAATTTTTGCCTCACCAATTATAACAACTATTGTAGACACTCTTACAACAGTATTATTTATGGGCCTAGCTTTAGCTTTCTTCAACCCAATTATTGGAGTTTAGTATGAGATTAAGAAATAAACCTTGAACAAACGATTTCCTAAAGGAAAATGATGATTGACTTTTGACACCTGAAAATGACCAACCATTTGAATTAACAAAAATATTTGCCAATAGCCATCCAGTTCATCTTGAAATTGGTTGTGGCAAAGGTGGTTTCATATCAAATTTGGCTTTTCAAAATAAACAAATTAACTTTGTGGCCATGGAAAAAGAAACCACAGTAGTTGGAGTGGCTGTTAAAAAAACTTTGGCTACCTATCAGGATTTAAAGAATTTAAAGTTTTTGAATTCTTATGCTGAGCAATTAGAAAAATTCTTTCAACCTAAAAGTATTGAAAGAATTTATTTGAATTTTTCAGATCCCTGACCCAAGTCGCGTCATGCTAAAAAACGTCTAACATTTACTACTTTTCTAAATATCTACAAGAATATTTTGGTTGATAATGGAGAGATACATATTAAGACAGATAATGATAATTTATACAATTTTTCTCTGGAAATGATTGAACTAAACAACTGAAAACTAATTAGTAACACCAATGACCTTTACAACAATCACGAAATGTTAATTGATAATATTCCTACAGAATATGAAACCAAATTTCATAATTTAGGCAAAAATATAAATAAAATAATCATTCGAAAAAATTAGTCAGCAAAAAATGATCGTTTTTAATGTAACGTAATTAATCAATAAAATTGACAAATTTTGAAATAAAAAAAACGCAACTTAACTAAATTGTTTGAGTTGCATTTTTATTTGTCTTCTAAATCGGGTTCAGTTTCCAATTTTTTAGTTTCTCTTTGTTTTTTTTGGTCATGAAATTTGTTTCTTCATTCTAGTGAATTGCTGATAAGTGTTGAACTTTGGTTTATTAAGTAGATGGTTAAACTAAAGTTCAAATTCATTAGAGTAAAATTTATGATACTTAGTGTTAAAGCCAAAGGTCAGTGCCAAACAAAAGCATCTCCTCAACTAATTTTAGCTGCAAGTGCTGCACTTGAAATCAAAATGAAAAAAGTTACTATTGAAATAATCGAACTAATTCATCAACAATATCTAGATCTTTTATAAACCACACTAACTGCCTTATTGCTTTTTTCATCAATATCATAGTGACCCACATAAAGTAGGGCAATTGATGTTTTACCAAAATTCATAATACCAATAGCAGAGTTAATAATTATCAAATCCAAAATGATCTGAGACACTAATATAATCTTAACTATCAAAGTTAGAGCCAATTGCGAGATTATTAGTAATGAAATAAGCAAAATAACAGTATTAATAGCTGCAATTCAAAGAACTGGTTTTTTAGTTACTTTACGAAAACGTGAAACATCCATATATTTACCTCTTTTATTATTATAGCAACAAAACTAAGTTATTGGATAAAATGCCTTTTTTAAAACGATTTTAATACCATAAAACGATTTTAAAATCAAAGACTTTTTATTCTTAATATGGGATATTTAGATTGTAGGAGGAAAAGAAAATATGAAAAAATTATTATCAATAATAGGTGCGGGTTCACTAATCGCTACTTCAGCAACTAGTGTGGTTGCATGTGGTGTAACTAAATACACATCAATTTATTTGGTATCAGATGTAGGAAAAATTAACGATCGTTCTTTTAACGAATCTGCTTACAACGGATCAAACAAATTTTTAAAAGAACAGTTGAAAGTTGAAGACAGCGTAATCGCACACTTAACACCAAATAGCACTTCGGAAATACAAAAAAATTATGCAACTGCTAGAAAAAATGGAGCTCAAGCATTGGTATTACCAGGTTTTGCGCACCAAGAACACATTGAAGAAGCTTCTAAAGTAATGGGTGATTCATCTACTGGAAGCGTTATTTTCCTTGATGGTACAAGCGCTGGTAATGAAAATGTTATTGGAATACAATTCAAATCAGAAATGTCTGGATTTTATTCAGGGGTAGCTTCGATACTATATAAAATTAGTACAAGCAAAGATGAAATAACTAATGTAAAATTAAGTGCATTTGGAGGATTACATAATGCAACTGGAGTAACTAATTTTATTAGTGGATATATGGCATCAATTGATTTCGTGAATCAGCTAAAAAAAGATTCACCAGAAACGCTAACCAGTTTGATTAAAATTTTAAACAAAGATAAAAGTGAGGCTAATTTTGGGAAAGCAGAAAGAATCGCTTCACAAAATAGTGCTCCAACAAGCGATACCGACAAAAACTGATTTTCAGGATCATTTGCAGTTGGCGGGGGGAAACCTACAGCAGAAACTCAAGTTGAACAAGGTGCTGACATTATTTTCCCAGTTGCTGGACCACAAACCGAAGACACTTTAAATACAATAAAAAGTAAGAAAAAAGCTGGAGAAGTATTTGTGGTTGGAGTTGATACAGATCAAGTGCAACTATACAGTAATTACAAAGATTACTTTGTTACTTCAGCAACAAAACGTCTTGAGGAATCAACACAAGCAGCACTGGCAAATAGTAAAGCATTTGCTGACAAACTATCAGATGAGGAAAAATCAAAGTTTGAAGGTAAAGATAAAGAAGGTAACGTTTTAACTGGGGCTTGAGATGGAAAAGACGTTTGATTTGATGGTGATTTTAGTAGTGGTGGAAACAATAAAATAACAGATCAAAATCACAAAGAATTAATAGAAAAATTAAGCGCAGCTGGTGTTGCATTGAGTGCATACTACCATACTAATATAGGAACTAAAGAATCCGCAAAAGATATTTTAGATACAAAAGCGATTGCTAATATGGCTGATGCAGCAGTAAAAGCTATAAAAAAAGATAATATTTAGAAAATACATTATTGGAAAAATCACCAGTGGAAATTTTTTGGAAAAAAATATCTCCGATTTTTTCAATAATTTTTTAAATATGATATATAATATTTTTGAGGATTAATATGATTCTCTAAAATTTTAATAATGGAGGTAAATATGAAAAAATTATTAAGTATTTTTGCCGCAACGGCGCTTACTACAACATCAACTTTGAGTGTTGTTGCTTGTGGTACCAAAAGGGACCCGGATGTTTGAATTGTAACAGATACTGGTAAGGTTAATGATAAATCATTTAATCAATCAGCATTTAATTCAGCTAATACATTCCTACAAACTGATTTAAAAAGAGATGTGAAAGCTTCGGTTCAGGAACCCAAAACTCCTAGTGAACTTGAAAATGCTTACCTAACATCAAGAAAAAATGGTGGAAAAGCAGTACTGCTACCTGGATACCAACATGCTACTCATATTGAAAAAGCATCAGAAACTTATGCTGAAGGTGATACACCAGGAACTGTTATTTTCCTTGATGGAAGTTCAAAAACAGAAACAAAACAATTAGAAAATGTAGTTGGAGTTTTATTTAAAGCTGAAATATCAGGTTTCTATGCCGGAGTAGCTTCAATATTGTATAATTTTGAAATCGGAAACTGAAATCCAGTTATTACAGGATATGGAGGAGGAGAACACTCGCCATTCGCAACATCAAATGCGCTTGCAGGTTACTTCGCTTCTGTTGTATTCATGAATGATTTAATTGCTGATGCACCTAATGATAACAAACTATTGACAGATTTACTTGCTATAATCGGAAAAGACAAAACAGAGTTACCTTCAAATGCTAAAGTAAAATTTGCTAAAAATCAACAACTTGATACTACCGCGACAATGAAAGATAGTGACTTCTTTACTAAAACTTTCGCAGTCGGTGATGGTACACCGCTTTCTACTTCTTTGGTAGTTGATAGTGGAGCTGATGTAGTCTTTCCATTTGCAGGACCTCAAACTGAGGATACTTTAAAAGTAATAAAAGATAGAAAATCTAAAGCTTTAGTTATTGGTGCAGACGTTGATCAAACTAATTTATATGGAAACTATAAAGATAAATTTATTACAAGTGCATTAAAAGATTTAGAAGGAGCTGGAAGAGCCGCATTGGTTCACAGTAAAGCATTCGAATCAGAAAAAGTCACAGTTGGAGAAGACGTTGTTAAAGGAACTAATCAACAAGGTGAAGAAATTACAGGTAAATGAGACGGACAAGATGTTTGATTTGGTGGTAAAATCGCTACCGGGCAACACAATAAATTTAGTAAAGAAAAAGCGGAAAAATTAATGGATCTTCTTGAAAAACCAGGAGAAGAATTGAGTAAAGTATACCAAGCTGGTACTAGTTTAAAAGAATTCTCATACGTTTTCTCAAAAGACTTTATTCAAAGACTAGCAACGGCTGCTACAGGACTTTCAAAATAATAAAAAATAACATATAATTAAATTATAATAGAATCAATGAGGACAGAATAATGAAAAATGACAATCAATATGCGGTTGAAATGGATTCTATTACTATGATTTTTAATAAAACCTTAATAGCAAATGATAAAATCGACTTTAAAGTAAAATCGGGTGAAATTCATGCCTTAGTTGGCGAGAACGGAGCGGGTAAATCAACTTTAATGTCGATTTTATTTGGTTTATACGAACCAACTCAGGGTGAAATTAAAATAAATGGTAAAATCGAAGCTATTACAAACCCAGTCAAGGCGAATCGTCTTGGAATTGGAATGGTTCATCAACACTTTAAACTAGTTGACATATATCCGGTTTGAATGAATATTGCGTTAGGTGATGAAATTACCAAAGGTAAATTGTTTATTGACAAAAATAAAATCAAGGCGAAAATTACAGAGATTATGCAAAAATATAGTTTGGAAGTAGACCTTGATGCTAAAGTCGAAAATATCACTGTTGGGATGCAACAACGTACTGAGATTTTAAAAATTTTATACAGAGATGCTGAAATTCTGGTTTTTGATGAACCAACAGCGGTTCTAACACCAACAGAGATTGACGGACTTTTAAAAGTTATGAAGAAACTTCAAAAAGATGGAAAAACAATTATTTTCATTACACATAAAATGGCTGAGATCCAATCGGTTGCAAACTCAGCAACAGTAATTCGTCGCGGTAAAAAAATCGAAACGTTTGATATGAGCAAAACCACAGTTGAAAAATTGGCAGAAGCTATGGTAGGGAGAAAGTTGGTTGAAATCAAAAACAGTTACACTCCTTGTCAAGACAGAGTGGTTTTATCAGTTCAAGATTTAACAATGAAAAAAATATCTAACCATAAGGTTATTGGTTTAGACAATTTCAACTTAGATATTAGAGCTGGGGAAATTGTTGCCATCGCTGGTGTTGAAGGTAATGGACAACAAGAATTAGTTGGGGCCATTTCGGGACTTGAAAAAGTTAATGCTGGTAAAATAATTATAAATGGTGAAGATATCACTAAGGCTTCAATTAAGAAGCGATATCGAAAATATAAAATAAACCATATTCCCGAAGACCGCCATAAGCACGGATTGGTTTTGGAAAATGATGTAATTCAAAATATGGTTTTACAAAATATTGATGATGTTGAATTTAGTAGATGAGGTTTAATCAAACGTAACGCTATTCAAAGTTATGCTCAAAAAATAATTTCAAAATTTGATGTCAGAGGATCACAAAATGGTTTTGCAATCTCTAGACAACTTTCTGGGGGTAACCAACAAAAAGCAATTGTTGGACGTGAACTTACAAGAGATCATGACATGATTATAATTTTCCAACCAACTCGAGGTTTAGATGTTGGTTCAATTGAATTTATCCACAACGAAATCTTAAAAGAGAAGGAAAGTGGTAAAGCCGTCCTTCTAGTTAGTTATGAACTTGGAGAAGTAATGGCTCTGGCTGATAGGATTGTCATTTTAAACGGTGGTAAAAAAGTTGGGGAATTACCCGGTAAGGGAGCCAAGAGAGAAGAAATTGGTTTAATGATGACAGGAAAGGGGGCCGACTAAATGGATTTTAAACTTGATAGATGGCTGACAAGGGAAAAACTAAGAATTTCTTTAAAGTCAGATAAAACAAAATCTAAATTAAAATATGTGAAGGCCTCAATTTTGGCTTTGCTTTTCGGAATAACATTGGGAATAATAATTATTTTTGCCAATGGTTATAACGGACTTGGATACTTTTTTGAATTATTTAAAGTATCATTTAGTACTTGAAAAGTTGGAAATGGACAATCAGACTTAGATCGTATGATGAATCACTTTTCATCTTATATTATCCTAGCATTGGGTCTAGCAATGGCATTCAAACTAGGTTTATTCAATATTGGGGGATCTGGTCAAGCCGTATTGGGAGCGGGGCTATCAATTATCCTTGTAGCTCAAATGGAAAAAGCAACAGGAATTTCATTTGAAACTGTTGGGGCTAGTTATATCTTTGCAATATTCTTAATCTTCGTACTTTCAGCCGCAACGACCTCAGCATTAGCTGGACTTTTAAAAGTATTTTTTAATATTCATGAAGTTGTGACAACAGTTATGATGAACTGAACAATTTGATACTTTTTACGCTGAATTATATTAAAAAACCCAGTTGACTATATAAATGCAAACCAAGAGACAAAACCGTTTAATCATAATTGAATTTCAATTGGTGGAAATCAATGAATTCTTGGAATAATTTTAGCAATCGTTTGTTTGGGAATAGTATTCTTTGCCCTTACTTTCTTGACATTTGGCTATAAATATAATGTTGTTGGTAAACAACCAACAGCTGCTAAATATGCTGGAATAAACAATAAATCTTTTGTAATTATTGCTACAGCAATTTCGGGGGCCTTAATCGGAATTGCAGCATTCATTTACTATATCTCAATTGAAAAAAAATTAGGCTACGGACAAAACGACCTACCAACATTTGGATTTGATGGTATTTCCATTGCACTAGTGGCCTTTAATAACATTTTCGGAATTATTCCAATATCATTCCTATGAGCGGTTATAAAGAGTTCTGCCACAGCAGCAACAGGTAACCCAGCATACAATGGTCTTTCCAATGAAGCCGCTTCATTAATGTTTGGAGCAGTAATTTATGGAGCAGCAATTTATTCTGTTTTCTATAGATGAGAACCATGGAAAAAACTTCAGTTCCGATTATACAAAAAAATTGATTTCAAAACCAAAATTGAGATTGATAAAAATATAGAAATCATCAAAGATTACAAAAAACAAATTGCCTCTATAAAAATGGAAAGAAAATTGGCAATAAAAAATTACAAAGCTCAACCAGATGAAACAATTCAAAACTTAGCTAAAGAAAATGAATTGCTGGGATGAAGCGATATTGTTAAAAGACCTTACAATGATCAAATTTCTGTTTTGAAATCAAAAATAAACTCGATGGAGGTTTTAAATAAAATCATTTGAGAAGAAGGACTTAAAAAATATCAAGAAAATGGTCTTAATGGAGTTTATGGATGAAGATCTAAAAACAATAACCTAATTTTAGGAACTACCCTAGATGAGCTGACAGAATATGTAATCAGTCGAGATCACAAAATTGCAGAAAGCAAAAAGGAATTTAAAAACTTCTTGAAAGTTTCAGAAAAAATGAACGATTCAAAAATTGATGACGTAATTTTAAAACAAAATGCTAAACAGAAATTTGGAATTGAAGACGCAGAGAAAGATTTAGTTGATAAAACTCGCTCAATCAACACTGATTACAAAGAGCTAATTCTAAGCGCTAAAGAGAAACGTGATTTAGAAATTAAGGAAGCTCGCAAACAAGCAGCTTTAGCTGGGGAAAAATCTGTTTCAGACTACAATAAAGTAATCAAAGTTAATAATGAAAATTTCAAAAAAATTCTAGAAGTAGTAAAACAACAGTATGTTCAAATTGAACAATGAGAAAAACAAGAGTTAGACTCATTGAAATCTCAATTTGAACCTAAGTTAATCGCTGCAAAAGACAATTTGGAAGAATATAAATTGATAAAAAAACAATATCAAGAAGCTATGGTTCAAATCAAAGCCTCAAGCTTCGATAAAAAAATGGAGGTGAAATATTAAATGTTAGTTACAATGATAGCATTTATTTCCGGTGTTTTCGCTATTTTCCTAATAGCCTCAATTTCTGGAGCACTTTCAGAAAGAGCTGGTGTGGTAAATATCTCCATTGAGGGTTTTATGACAATGGGGGCTCTATCGTTTGCCATTGCAGGAAGCTATATGAATGCACAAGATGATAGTAACTGAACTCAGATTATTGCCTTGTTAATAGCCATGGTAGTTTCTGGAGTATTCGCTTTGCTACATGGTTATGCTTCAATTAGATTGAAATCAAATCAAGTGGTTGTTGGTACTGCAATAAATATTCTAGCACAAGGAATTGCGCTTTACTTGGCAACATCAGGAATTCTAGGTTCAGATGGTACAAGAATTCCAACTAATTACTCAGTAATTAGTTTTGATGACAACAAAAATATTTTCAACCTTTATTTAATTATTGCGGTTTTAATTGCTGCAACAGTTGGAGCATTTTTCACCTTTACAAAAATTGGTAAAAGATACGCCGCTGCTGGTGAAAATCCCAACGCTGTTGATGCGGCTGGAATTAATGTAATTAAATACCGTTACATCGCAATTGTGATTTCAGGAATGTTAGCTGGATTATCGGGTGCAATGTTCGTAGTTATAAAAACTTCCGGTTCATTTAGAGGAAGCACCGATGGGTGAGGATTCTTAGCACTAGCAATTATGATTGTGGGTCAATGAAGAATTAAATTTATTGCCCCAGCAGCGTTATTATTCTCGATTATGTTTGGACTCGGGGAATACCTATGATCTGTTGACGGTGTTCCAAACTCATTCAAGGATAATGCAGATCTATTTAAAGTATTACCATTTATCGGTTCTCTACTTGTTATGATTATTTTCAGTAAGTGGTCCCAAGCGCCAAAAGCGTCAGGAATTCCTTTTGATAAATCAAAAAGATAGAAAATCATTAAAAAAATCTCAGAGTTTCTGAGATTTTTTTATTTTAGTCACGTAGAAATTTGAAATCATTTTCAAGAGTTTAAAAAAACCGACCCAACAGATCGGTTTTGATATTTTAAATATTAATTAAATTTAAGTCGGTTCTTAATTGCTTGGTTTTACCTTTACTTGGCAATTTTGTTAGAGTTAATATTGCGGCTACAAACATAACAACGCAACTAATAACCCCAATTCACCATCCTAAAATTATGAAAATATCAAAACCCCAAAATAAGAATGGTGATATTATTGTCAGAAATATAATTCAAGGAATTATTGAAAATATTCCTACCCAAGCCCCGATTTTTTGTATTTTTTTACTTTCAGAAAATAATAGAGCAATTGCCACAAGTGGTATACAAAACAATAAATAAGATGAAATTACAAACCCAACAAAACCCCAAAATAAGAATGGTGATATTATTGTCAGAAATATAATTCAAGGAATTATTGAAAATATTCCTACCCAAGCCCCGATTTTTTGTATTTTTTTACTTTCAGAAAATAATAGAGCAATTGCCACAAGTGGTATACAAAACAATAAATAAGATGAAATTACAAACCCAACAAAACCTCAGAACTGGTCAAAATCTAAGTGCTTAATTGCGGTCAGTGCACGTCTTAA
This Spiroplasma endosymbiont of Panorpa germanica DNA region includes the following protein-coding sequences:
- a CDS encoding ABC transporter permease subunit, which produces MDFKLDRWLTREKLRISLKSDKTKSKLKYVKASILALLFGITLGIIIIFANGYNGLGYFFELFKVSFSTWKVGNGQSDLDRMMNHFSSYIILALGLAMAFKLGLFNIGGSGQAVLGAGLSIILVAQMEKATGISFETVGASYIFAIFLIFVLSAATTSALAGLLKVFFNIHEVVTTVMMNWTIWYFLRWIILKNPVDYINANQETKPFNHNWISIGGNQWILGIILAIVCLGIVFFALTFLTFGYKYNVVGKQPTAAKYAGINNKSFVIIATAISGALIGIAAFIYYISIEKKLGYGQNDLPTFGFDGISIALVAFNNIFGIIPISFLWAVIKSSATAATGNPAYNGLSNEAASLMFGAVIYGAAIYSVFYRWEPWKKLQFRLYKKIDFKTKIEIDKNIEIIKDYKKQIASIKMERKLAIKNYKAQPDETIQNLAKENELLGWSDIVKRPYNDQISVLKSKINSMEVLNKIIWEEGLKKYQENGLNGVYGWRSKNNNLILGTTLDELTEYVISRDHKIAESKKEFKNFLKVSEKMNDSKIDDVILKQNAKQKFGIEDAEKDLVDKTRSINTDYKELILSAKEKRDLEIKEARKQAALAGEKSVSDYNKVIKVNNENFKKILEVVKQQYVQIEQWEKQELDSLKSQFEPKLIAAKDNLEEYKLIKKQYQEAMVQIKASSFDKKMEVKY
- a CDS encoding ABC transporter permease — protein: MLVTMIAFISGVFAIFLIASISGALSERAGVVNISIEGFMTMGALSFAIAGSYMNAQDDSNWTQIIALLIAMVVSGVFALLHGYASIRLKSNQVVVGTAINILAQGIALYLATSGILGSDGTRIPTNYSVISFDDNKNIFNLYLIIAVLIAATVGAFFTFTKIGKRYAAAGENPNAVDAAGINVIKYRYIAIVISGMLAGLSGAMFVVIKTSGSFRGSTDGWGFLALAIMIVGQWRIKFIAPAALLFSIMFGLGEYLWSVDGVPNSFKDNADLFKVLPFIGSLLVMIIFSKWSQAPKASGIPFDKSKR